AATGGAAAAGATAAACCATTGAAAATTAGGGCAAAAAAGCAGGAAACGAAAAATTCCTGCTTTTTTATTTCTATCGGTGGTTGGGTAAAAGAAATAATAGTTGTTACATCTTATAGAAAGTGAAATTATGGAAGAAAAGAAAAACATTCGTGAGTTAGCTATTCAGTATTTCGAAGGAAGAATCCTGCGCAAAGACGAGAAACTGTTGTTTGAGTATGTCGGGCAAAGCGAAGAAAATCGTGCGACATTCAGACAATGGGAAAAGGAGTGGATTGCATCAGGCATTTCAGATTCCGGAACAATCGGAGAATGGGAAATTTTGCAGCGCAAGATTCGCACTCAAGAAGCTATTATCCCGATGCTTACTGTTTCAAAATTCCGGTCATCCGTATGGCGGCAAGTTGCTGCGGTTGCGGCTATCGTGATTCTGACCATAGGAGGCACCATAGGTATTTGGCAGATTTCTTCCTCATTAAAGCCGGAGACGTATTTTGTATGCGAAACTCCTTATGGAGAGAAGAGTAAAGTCGTTCTTTCTGATGGGACAGTCGTTTGGCTTAATGCAGGTTCCACACTGAAGTATTCGAACAAGTTTAATACGGCCAATCGTAAAGTCGAATTGAACGGTGAGGGATATTTTGAAGTCACAAAGAAGGAGGGAACCACTTTCATCGTACAGACACATGGATATGACGTAGTCGTAAAAGGAACGAAGTTCGATGTATCCGCATATGCGGACGATCCGTTTATTTCCACCACTCTGCTCGAAGGTTCGGTCGAGTTGAATTATAAGGGGACTCCGGTTATGATGTCTCCTGGTGAATCAATAAGATTGAATGTAGAAACCGGGAAATTTGTCCGTACCCAAGTAAATGCCTCACAATCAAAAGCGTGGGCGGAGA
The Bacteroides luhongzhouii DNA segment above includes these coding regions:
- a CDS encoding FecR family protein, with the translated sequence MEEKKNIRELAIQYFEGRILRKDEKLLFEYVGQSEENRATFRQWEKEWIASGISDSGTIGEWEILQRKIRTQEAIIPMLTVSKFRSSVWRQVAAVAAIVILTIGGTIGIWQISSSLKPETYFVCETPYGEKSKVVLSDGTVVWLNAGSTLKYSNKFNTANRKVELNGEGYFEVTKKEGTTFIVQTHGYDVVVKGTKFDVSAYADDPFISTTLLEGSVELNYKGTPVMMSPGESIRLNVETGKFVRTQVNASQSKAWAENRIEFDHITLKELVTKLSRQYDVNIRLESESIGDKTFRISLRNRETIGEVMTALQEIIPITIERIDKDIYIRE